The nucleotide window AGACCTTCGACTTGTCCTTCAGATGCACGTGCTTCACGCGCTCGGACAGTTCCTTGATCTTGCCCACGCCTTCTTCCAGCAACGCGGACGTGCGGAACACACCAGCATGTGCCTGCATGGTCGCGCGGATATCGTTCGCGATGGCCTGCGTGTAATCGCCCGACGACGAGTTTTCCAGCACGGCGAGGCGTTCAAGCGCTGCGTCGGCTGCATCGGCCGGAAGGGGTTTGTGCTCCTTCATTTCCTTCGCGTGCTTGATGATGTGGTTGCCGGCCGCACGGCCAAACACCACGAGGTCGAGCAGCGAATTCGTGCCGAGACGGTTCGCGCCGTGCACCGACACACACGAGCATTCGCCGACAGCGTAGAAGCCGTTGACCGGTTCTTCGTAGCCGCCCTTGAGCGTTCCGACCACCTGGCCGTGAATGTTCGTCGGAATGCCGCCCATCTGGTAATGGATGGTCGGTACAACCGGAATCGGTTCCTTGATGCAATCGACGTTCGCGAACTTCATCGCGATTTCGCGGATCGACGGGAGACGCTTCATGATGGTCTCGGCGCCGATGTGCGAAAGGTCAAGCAACACGTGATCCTTGTTCGGACCCACGCCGCGGCCTTCCTTGATTTCCTGGTCCATCGAACGCGATACGAAGTCACGCGGCGCCAGGTCCTTCAAAGTCGGTGCATAGCGCTCCATGAAGCGTTCGCCGTCCGAGTTGCGCAGGATGCCGCCTTCGCCGCGCACGCCTTCGGTGATCAGCACGCCCGCGCCGGCCACGCCGGTCGGATGGAATTGCCAGAATTCCATGTCCTGCAAGGCGATGCCCGAACGCGCGGCCATGCCGAGTCCGTCGCCGGTATTGATGAACGCATTGGTCGATGCCGCGAAGATCCGGCCCGCGCCGCCCGTTGCGAACAACGTGGTCTTGCCTTCGAGGATGTGGACGTCGCCCGTTTCCATTTCCAGCGCGGTCACGCCGAGCACGTCGCCGTCGG belongs to Burkholderia sp. PAMC 26561 and includes:
- the sdhA gene encoding succinate dehydrogenase flavoprotein subunit, with protein sequence MAAIKTSLPRRRFDVVIVGAGGSGMRASLQLARAGLSVAVLSKVFPTRSHTVAAQGGIGASLGNMSEDNWHYHFYDTIKGSDWLGDQDAIEFMCREAPGAVYELEHMGMPFDRNADGTIYQRPFGGHTANYGEKPVQRACAAADRTGHALLHTLYQQNVAAKTHFFVEWMALDLIRDADGDVLGVTALEMETGDVHILEGKTTLFATGGAGRIFAASTNAFINTGDGLGMAARSGIALQDMEFWQFHPTGVAGAGVLITEGVRGEGGILRNSDGERFMERYAPTLKDLAPRDFVSRSMDQEIKEGRGVGPNKDHVLLDLSHIGAETIMKRLPSIREIAMKFANVDCIKEPIPVVPTIHYQMGGIPTNIHGQVVGTLKGGYEEPVNGFYAVGECSCVSVHGANRLGTNSLLDLVVFGRAAGNHIIKHAKEMKEHKPLPADAADAALERLAVLENSSSGDYTQAIANDIRATMQAHAGVFRTSALLEEGVGKIKELSERVKHVHLKDKSKVFNTAKVEALELANLIEVARATMISAEARKESRGAHAHSNFETRDDDNWMKHTLWFSEGDKLDYKPVHMTPLTVESVPPKARTF